One Pyxicephalus adspersus chromosome 3, UCB_Pads_2.0, whole genome shotgun sequence genomic window carries:
- the LCORL gene encoding ligand-dependent nuclear receptor corepressor-like protein isoform X1, which translates to MEKGNRQNGCPVPEPSVHGGEEGIPAGARLVAAPAHPLCFESILEGLYGPGLRRDLSLFDDCEPEELVDWCVDEKCSLCSLHKETADCTPSGGSAQSTPTGEVISQGQFNTEKIECQAENYLNALFQKKDLPQNCDPNIPLVAQELMKKMIRQFAIEYVSKSRKMYQDNGTMGNSPHGCNGFQLNQTESLLQEDQDSPLDLTVTRIQDNSFQDEDGALDLSVKRNDNGLEENSKIKNLKLDVIDGYSLRKLKKVKKLPKENTALSKVLATYCLYHRQQLALMLKFLKEEQKTCSHGSCGHLQISEQEKTSKSPKKSPALFYSCTEKLSNCVSLKTQASSTNLPYLSVRLKDLRLTWPNLALGTVKLNPIKHEDFHLGSKNKILHCINTRSKKKKLFIRCSSTYRAISCSSTLPRLKLQRITTCWDGAIVKNDSKYQPASPISIKSKSCQTEVTHNTVTKSSNTSNLTCDVNEEQNKLKPTEKNATQISQDKCKIDSVHFGNLIKHLLNNSQTNHFVELLNQDSNNLEDTGTQTRLRKSQQKSPKFDCSLSSSQSLEFTSKFICDTFSKEKTTYGKDSRNSPEDVAKAVGSEKGNVCDILIIKNPESNSTDHANQENKTELPHSKSTVHSKNVNCVKNSQPCLPEGSAFSLIENANTHKRRSHQNSLVECNIPFKRYSKNILGKCKICDVSHDQCSFQSNRNLFCKCTIKHNSGILKNFKTNGQVGRCTTDKARNAHLKVVLERLENTICSGARIPDRSETESCETTKSMDSQGNNPLISAKSITDLISRSAIQKNQSDSSLGSKSSSNNSTSGRISGNTYFSPIQLMFVSKIESKDGVKYVLSPVCTSFDNNRDHQPLSFLSKHSNDARKKNAMSDSPGQSDNPGNFVNPQCKVITSSSLSAADETTHNLQEEPYTLRRKWLGSDRVGDHSLGKIKKSAVKQSKSNNNDKEISSKMKNDLKISIPYLTSKSVEHSNVAEKLREPRTTETYVARNISSTQIKIKKLQKILDSSETSDITNVREPGNHTMPHGADNCKISLRFSTRLQKCGKLYTVRNLCVTNECSSVQEKIQNKNKSQFDDQMKTSNKEDNRNDQAEQNLNHNTKLKKCKSRKSRQIRKQVLSNYMTRSKRSPLLSLYYGSQSKFSVRCALLRKSKKHSFSKSKNYKKKLRSYKTQCKPAVIHLDSINNEVQSRCTSPDSALQADTAIEWWSTTTSNEALLNHLENRYEQISKTWVTENNVQKDSETHSSPVCKFSSSESMSPIQMLFQKKYDMNDLSTWFMQTTETQSLSIVRKANARRPLNTITEKNKQKYKQPSINSSASKKYLEKCRQLTQSSTVEELHPVSKFVDPESFTLKISKHKSNLKMNNLQSSSNKTQDVCVKFSCPGEILDLTEFCTTKVINAAESTAPKKVHLTKDNLKDFTGLGTVGGYLSLSQNESRSYISTRQHTKALRENEPKHTIRSRSNKQGIKDCNIFLPNCGNEKTKMLHSNKVFCDGNSKSGLGMNKSTKYKFQVDKTFAKCRYKMCSRNMRGTLIKSDSHCNTSALEERKKHTVALYLEKNSSKGQRPGTGKVQTEYTKLQIGPLKPVGFPATRGLISKFGSYSLTPIRIPLK; encoded by the exons gtttcgaGAGCATTCTAGAAGGGCTGTATGGACCAGGGTTACGTAGAGACCTCAGTTTATTTGAtg acTGTGAACCAGAAGAACTGGTTGATTGGTGTGTGGATGAGAAATGTTCATTATGTAGCCTTCACAAGGAGACAGCT GACTGCACACCATCAGGTGGTTCAGCACAGTCCACACCTACAGGGGAAGTGATATCTCAGGGCCAGTTCAACACAGAGAAAATTGAATGCCAAGCTGAAAATTACCTAAATGCACTCTTTCAGAAGAAAG ATCTTCCTCAGAACTGTGATCCCAACATTCCACTTGTAGCTCAGGAATTAATGAAGAAAATGATACGTCAGTTTGCAATTGAATATGTTTCAAAAAGCCGAAAAATGTATCAAGACAATGGAACAATGGGTAATTCTCCACATGGCTGTAATGGTTTCCAGCTGAACCAAACAGAAAGCTTACTTCAGGAAGATCAGGACAGCCCTTTAGACCTCACAGTCACACGGATTCAGGATAATTCTTTTCAGGACG aagatgGAGCTTTGGATCTCTCTGTGAAGAGAAATGACAATGGGCTTGAAGAAAACTCCAAAATCAAAAATCTCAAACTTGA TGTCATTGATGGCTACTCtttaagaaaattaaagaaagtgAAGAAACTTCCTAAAGAAAACACTGCTTTAAGTAAAGTTTTAGCCACTTATTGCTTGTACCACCGACAGCAATTAGCACTTATGCTGAAATTTTTAAAAGAGGAACAGAAAACATGTTCACACGGTAGCTGTGGACATCTGCAAATTTCTGaacaagaaaaaacatccaaaagtccaaaaaaatcaCCTGCTCTATTTTACTCTTGCACGGAAAAACTCAGTAACTGTGTTAGTCTTAAGACGCAAGCATCTTCCACTAATCTGCCTTATCTGTCTGTCCGCCTAAAAGATTTACGCCTTACTTGGCCTAATTTAGCCTTAGGAACTGTGAAACTGAATCCCATTAAACATGAAGATTTTCACCTTGGAtcgaaaaataaaattttgcactGCATAAATACACGttcaaaaaagaagaaattatttattCGCTGTTCTAGCACGTATCGTGCCATAAGCTGTTCTTCAACTTTGCCCCGTTTGAAATTACAAAGAATTACAACATGCTGGGATGGAGCCATAGTCAAAAATGACTCAAAATATCAACCAGCATCCCCCATTTCCATAAAAAGTAAATCCTGCCAGACTGAAGTAACCCACAATACTGTGACTAAAAGTTCAAATACTAGCAATCTAACATGTGACGTTAATGAGGAGCAGAACAAACTGAAGcctactgaaaaaaatgcaactcaGATTTCTCAAGACAAATGTAAAATTGACTCAGTACATTTTGGAAACTTAATTAAGCACCTTCTAAACAATTCCCAAACAAATCATTTTGTAGAACTTCTAAACCAAGATTCAAACAACCTAGAGGATACAGGGACACAAACACGATTACGAAAAAGCCAACAAAAGTCTCCAAAATTTGATTGCTCTTTATCTAGCAGTCAGTCCTTGGAGTTTACTAGCAAATTTATCTGTGATACTTTTTCTAAGGAAAAGACCACTTATGGTAAGGATTCAAGGAATTCACCGGAGGATGTGGCTAAAGCAGTAGGCTCTGAAAAGGGGAATGTTtgtgacattttaataataaagaatccTGAAAGTAATTCAACAGATCATGCCAACCAGGAAAATAAAACCGAACTACCTCATAGTAAATCAACAGTACATTCTAAGAATGTTAATTGTGTCAAAAATAGTCAGCCTTGTTTACCTGAAGGCTCAGCATTTTCACTCATAGAAAATGCAAATACACATAAGAGACGTTCTCATCAAAATTCTCTTGTTGAATGCAATATTCCTTTCAAAagatattccaaaaatattttgggaaaatgcaaaatatgtgaTGTCTCTCATGACCAGTGTTCTTTTCAAAGTAACAGAAACTTATTTTGTAAATGCACCATCAAACACAACTCAGGGattttaaagaactttaaaacCAATGGACAGGTGGGTAGGTGTACTACTGATAAAGCGAGAAATGCCCACTTGAAGGTAGTACTAGAACGTTTGGAAAACACCATTTGTTCTGGTGCACGAATTCCAGATAGAAGTGAAACAGAAAGTTGTGAAACTACAAAAAGTATGGACAGTCAAGGAAACAATCCACTGATTTCTGCTAAATCAATAACTGATCTCATCTCAAGATCAGCAATACAGAAAAATCAAAGTGATTCATCTTTAGGTTCAAAGTCCAGCAGTAATAATTCTACATCAGGCAGAATTTCTGGGAACACATACTTTAGCCCAATTCAACTAATGTTTGTTTCTAAGATTGAGTCTAAAGATGGAGTTAAATATGTCTTAAGCCCTGTGTGTACGTCATTTGATAACAACAGAGACCACCAGCCATTGTCTTTTTTGAGTAAACATTCCAATGATGCACGAAAGAAAAatgcaatgtcagattccccagGTCAATCTGACAATCCGGGCAACTTTGTAAACCCACAGTGTAAAGTCATTACATCTTCAAGTCTATCAGCAGCTGATGAAACTACTCATAATCTTCAGGAAGAGCCATATACTTTGAGGAGAAAATGGTTAGGGTCCGATAGGGTTGGCGACCACAGCCtggggaaaattaaaaaatcagctgttaaacaatcaaagtcaaacaaTAATGATAAGGAAATAtctagtaaaatgaaaaatgacctAAAGATTTCTATTCCCTATTTGACAAGCAAAAGTGTTGAACACTCCAATGTGGCAGAAAAATTGAGAGAACCAAGGACCACTGAAACGTATGTAGCAAGAAATATATCTAGCACtcagattaaaattaaaaaactgcaaaaaattcTTGACTCTTCAGAAACATCTGACATTACAAACGTCAGAGAACCAGGAAACCATACTATGCCACATGGAGCAGATAACTGCAAAATATCGCTAAGATTTTCCACACGTCTCCAGAAATGTGGAAAACTGTACACTGTCCGTAATTTATGTGTGACAAATGAATGCAGTTCAGTGCaggaaaaaatacagaacaaaaataaatctcaatTCGATGATCAAATGAAGACAAGTAATAAAGAAGATAACCGAAATGATCAAGCTGAGCAAAACCTTAACCATAACACAAAATTGAAGAAGTGTAAAAGTCGGAAATCCCGACAGATTAGAAAACAGGTCTTGTCAAATTATATGACTAGATCTAAAAGGTCACCTTTACTTTCACTATATTATGGTTCCCAGTCTAAGTTTTCTGTAAGATGTGCCTTACTCCGTAAGTCCAAAAAGCATAGCTTtagcaaaagtaaaaattacaaaaaaaaattgagaagttACAAGACACAGTGTAAGCCAGCAGTAATACACCTGGATAGTATTAATAATGAGGTTCAAAGTCGGTGTACTTCTCCAGATTCTGCCCTGCAGGCTGACACTGCTATTGAGTGGTGGTCTACAACAACATCAAATGAGGCTTTGCTAAACCATTTAGAAAACAGGTACGAACAGATATCAAAGACATGGgtcactgaaaacaatgtacagaaAGATTCTGAAACACACTCTTCACCAGTTTGTAAATTCTCCAGCTCAGAATCCATGTCGCCCATTCAGAtgctttttcagaaaaaatacgATATGAATGATCTTTCCACCTGGTTTATGCAAACAACAGAAACACAATCCCTTTCAATAGTGAGAAAAGCTAATGCTCGCAGACCTCTTAACAcaattactgaaaaaaacaaacaaaaatacaaacaacccAGCATTAATTCATCCGCTTCTAAAAAATACTTGGAAAAGTGCAGACAGCTGACACAGTCTAGCACTGTAGAAGAACTTCATCCAGTTTCTAAATTTGTCGATCctgaaagttttactttaaagatcaGCAAACACAAAAGTAATCTAAAAATGAACAACTTGCAAAGTAGCAGCAATAAAACCCAAGATGTTTGTGTAAAGTTTTCGTGTCCTGGTGAGATTTTAGATCTGACGGAGTTTTGTACAACAAAAGTCATTAATGCTGCAGAATCTACTGCCCCCAAAAAAGTGCACTTAACCAAGGACAATCTAAAAGATTTTACAGGCCTGGGAACTGTAGGAGGGTATTTATCATTATCACAAAATGAGTCAAGGTCTTACATTTCTACCAGGCAACATACAAAGGCATTAAGAGAAAATGAGCCTAAACACACCATTAGGTCCCGAAGCAACAAACAAGGCATTAAAGACTGCAACATTTTTCTACCAAATTgtggaaatgaaaaaacaaaaatgttacactCAAATAAAGTGTTCTGTGATGGAAACAGCAAGTCAGGTTTAGGAAtgaacaaaagcacaaaatataaatttcaaGTGGACAAAACCTTTGCCAAGTGTAGATATAAAATGTGCTCAAGGAATATGAGAGGAACTCTAATAAAGAGTGACAGCCACTGCAATACCTCTGCACtggaagaaaggaagaaacatACAGTTGCCCTATATCTAGAAAAAAACAGTTCTAAAGGACAGCGTCCAGGCACAGGAAAGGTACAAACTGAATACACAAAACTCCAGATAG GACCTTTAAAACCTGTTGGATTTCCTGCAACTAGGGGTCTTATCAGTAAATTTGGCAGTTATTCCTTAACTCCAATCCGTATCCCACTCAAGTAA
- the LCORL gene encoding ligand-dependent nuclear receptor corepressor-like protein isoform X3 codes for MEKGNRQNGCPVPEPSVHGGEEGIPAGARLVAAPAHPLCFESILEGLYGPGLRRDLSLFDDCEPEELVDWCVDEKCSLCSLHKETADCTPSGGSAQSTPTGEVISQGQFNTEKIECQAENYLNALFQKKDLPQNCDPNIPLVAQELMKKMIRQFAIEYVSKSRKMYQDNGTMGNSPHGCNGFQLNQTESLLQEDQDSPLDLTVTRIQDNSFQDEDGALDLSVKRNDNGLEENSKIKNLKLERLQRERDDYLDRSPEFADGLLSKALKDVQLGTLDVNKAAILYGIPQKTLLLHLKALSAGKPAYFKNTAQNCKDGYLFKDGTEACAVFQKVALWARAQAEHTEKSKLSLLETSELKLPTASSYLHQLTLQRMVAQFKEKKEGLHCESSGPTVQLKIPQVRVSSVPKPQPDSSGLLDVMYQVTKTSGVVENSSLQKLKNILPKQNKIECSGNLTRSNVDSYVHGELSPVCLNNKNGAGDISSDNPDDDRKDKQPRKKRGRYRQYDHEIMEEAIAMVLSGKMSVSKAQGIYGVPHSTLEYKVKERSGTLKNPPKKKLRLAEPNLYNVVNSGTGNSRNGSKSM; via the exons gtttcgaGAGCATTCTAGAAGGGCTGTATGGACCAGGGTTACGTAGAGACCTCAGTTTATTTGAtg acTGTGAACCAGAAGAACTGGTTGATTGGTGTGTGGATGAGAAATGTTCATTATGTAGCCTTCACAAGGAGACAGCT GACTGCACACCATCAGGTGGTTCAGCACAGTCCACACCTACAGGGGAAGTGATATCTCAGGGCCAGTTCAACACAGAGAAAATTGAATGCCAAGCTGAAAATTACCTAAATGCACTCTTTCAGAAGAAAG ATCTTCCTCAGAACTGTGATCCCAACATTCCACTTGTAGCTCAGGAATTAATGAAGAAAATGATACGTCAGTTTGCAATTGAATATGTTTCAAAAAGCCGAAAAATGTATCAAGACAATGGAACAATGGGTAATTCTCCACATGGCTGTAATGGTTTCCAGCTGAACCAAACAGAAAGCTTACTTCAGGAAGATCAGGACAGCCCTTTAGACCTCACAGTCACACGGATTCAGGATAATTCTTTTCAGGACG aagatgGAGCTTTGGATCTCTCTGTGAAGAGAAATGACAATGGGCTTGAAGAAAACTCCAAAATCAAAAATCTCAAACTTGA GAGacttcagagagagagagatgactATTTGGACCGAAGTCCTGAGTTTGCAGATGGTTTGCTTTCGAAAGCATTGAAAGATGTTCAGCTGGGAACACTGGATGTTAACAAAGCCGCCATACTTTATGGCATACCTCAAAAAACACTACTACTTCACTTAAAAGCCTTATCAGCAGGCAAGcctgcatattttaaaaacacagctCAAAATTGTAAAGATGGGTATTTATTTAAAGACGGCACCGAGGCGTGTGCGGTTTTTCAAAAAGTCGCCCTGTGGGCAAGGGCTCAGGCCGAGCATACGGAAAAAAGTAAACTTAGTCTACTTGAAACTTCGGAACTGAAACTCCCAACCGCTTCCAGTTACCTCCATCAGTTAACTCTACAGAGAATGGTCgctcagtttaaagaaaaaaaggaaggtttGCATTGTGAATCTTCAGGCCCCACTGTACAGCTAAAAATTCCTCAGGTACGAGTGAGCTCTGTGCCCAAACCACAGCCTGATTCCTCTGGTCTTCTGGATGTGATGTATCAGGTTACTAAAACCTCGGGAGTTGTAGAAAATTCATCTctacaaaaactgaaaaacattcTTCCCAAGCAAAACAAAATTGAATGTTCGGGAAACCTAACGCGTTCCAACGTCGATTCCTATGTTCACGGAGAGCTTTCTCCTGTATGTCTTAATAATAAGAATGGAGCTGGCGACATATCTTCTGACAACCCAGATGACGACCGAAAAGACAAACAGCCAAGGAAAAAACGGGGTAGATACAGACAATATGATCATGAAATTATGGAAGAAGCTATAGCCATGGTACTGAGTGGAAAAATGAGTGTTTCCAAAGCACAAGGAATATATGGCGTACCTCACAGCACTTTAGAATACAAAGTCAAAGAGCGGTCTGGAACACTAAAGAAccctccaaaaaaaaagcttCGTTTAGCAGAACCCAATTTGTACAATGTTGTTAATTCAGGGACTGGTAACTCCAGAAATGGTAGCAAGTCTATGTAG
- the LCORL gene encoding ligand-dependent nuclear receptor corepressor-like protein isoform X4: MAAQCRSPRCTAERKGFRRELDSWRHRLIHCVGFESILEGLYGPGLRRDLSLFDDCEPEELVDWCVDEKCSLCSLHKETADCTPSGGSAQSTPTGEVISQGQFNTEKIECQAENYLNALFQKKDLPQNCDPNIPLVAQELMKKMIRQFAIEYVSKSRKMYQDNGTMGNSPHGCNGFQLNQTESLLQEDQDSPLDLTVTRIQDNSFQDEDGALDLSVKRNDNGLEENSKIKNLKLERLQRERDDYLDRSPEFADGLLSKALKDVQLGTLDVNKAAILYGIPQKTLLLHLKALSAGKPAYFKNTAQNCKDGYLFKDGTEACAVFQKVALWARAQAEHTEKSKLSLLETSELKLPTASSYLHQLTLQRMVAQFKEKKEGLHCESSGPTVQLKIPQVRVSSVPKPQPDSSGLLDVMYQVTKTSGVVENSSLQKLKNILPKQNKIECSGNLTRSNVDSYVHGELSPVCLNNKNGAGDISSDNPDDDRKDKQPRKKRGRYRQYDHEIMEEAIAMVLSGKMSVSKAQGIYGVPHSTLEYKVKERSGTLKNPPKKKLRLAEPNLYNVVNSGTGNSRNGSKSM, from the exons gtttcgaGAGCATTCTAGAAGGGCTGTATGGACCAGGGTTACGTAGAGACCTCAGTTTATTTGAtg acTGTGAACCAGAAGAACTGGTTGATTGGTGTGTGGATGAGAAATGTTCATTATGTAGCCTTCACAAGGAGACAGCT GACTGCACACCATCAGGTGGTTCAGCACAGTCCACACCTACAGGGGAAGTGATATCTCAGGGCCAGTTCAACACAGAGAAAATTGAATGCCAAGCTGAAAATTACCTAAATGCACTCTTTCAGAAGAAAG ATCTTCCTCAGAACTGTGATCCCAACATTCCACTTGTAGCTCAGGAATTAATGAAGAAAATGATACGTCAGTTTGCAATTGAATATGTTTCAAAAAGCCGAAAAATGTATCAAGACAATGGAACAATGGGTAATTCTCCACATGGCTGTAATGGTTTCCAGCTGAACCAAACAGAAAGCTTACTTCAGGAAGATCAGGACAGCCCTTTAGACCTCACAGTCACACGGATTCAGGATAATTCTTTTCAGGACG aagatgGAGCTTTGGATCTCTCTGTGAAGAGAAATGACAATGGGCTTGAAGAAAACTCCAAAATCAAAAATCTCAAACTTGA GAGacttcagagagagagagatgactATTTGGACCGAAGTCCTGAGTTTGCAGATGGTTTGCTTTCGAAAGCATTGAAAGATGTTCAGCTGGGAACACTGGATGTTAACAAAGCCGCCATACTTTATGGCATACCTCAAAAAACACTACTACTTCACTTAAAAGCCTTATCAGCAGGCAAGcctgcatattttaaaaacacagctCAAAATTGTAAAGATGGGTATTTATTTAAAGACGGCACCGAGGCGTGTGCGGTTTTTCAAAAAGTCGCCCTGTGGGCAAGGGCTCAGGCCGAGCATACGGAAAAAAGTAAACTTAGTCTACTTGAAACTTCGGAACTGAAACTCCCAACCGCTTCCAGTTACCTCCATCAGTTAACTCTACAGAGAATGGTCgctcagtttaaagaaaaaaaggaaggtttGCATTGTGAATCTTCAGGCCCCACTGTACAGCTAAAAATTCCTCAGGTACGAGTGAGCTCTGTGCCCAAACCACAGCCTGATTCCTCTGGTCTTCTGGATGTGATGTATCAGGTTACTAAAACCTCGGGAGTTGTAGAAAATTCATCTctacaaaaactgaaaaacattcTTCCCAAGCAAAACAAAATTGAATGTTCGGGAAACCTAACGCGTTCCAACGTCGATTCCTATGTTCACGGAGAGCTTTCTCCTGTATGTCTTAATAATAAGAATGGAGCTGGCGACATATCTTCTGACAACCCAGATGACGACCGAAAAGACAAACAGCCAAGGAAAAAACGGGGTAGATACAGACAATATGATCATGAAATTATGGAAGAAGCTATAGCCATGGTACTGAGTGGAAAAATGAGTGTTTCCAAAGCACAAGGAATATATGGCGTACCTCACAGCACTTTAGAATACAAAGTCAAAGAGCGGTCTGGAACACTAAAGAAccctccaaaaaaaaagcttCGTTTAGCAGAACCCAATTTGTACAATGTTGTTAATTCAGGGACTGGTAACTCCAGAAATGGTAGCAAGTCTATGTAG